The DNA window CTACAGGCTGTATTATAGCAAAGATGTTTTATATGTAAAATttcctccaaactccaaaggCTGTAGTATATAGTAAAGATGTTACTTGGATGCAAAATAGTTTTATTGCTTGCTCTGTTATAGCAAAGATGTTGCTTTTATTTAGATGGGAAATAGTTTTATTGCTGCTTATATTCCGGTTTCTGGACAAATTATAGTCAGGACTCTGTTGTATCAGCACCTAAAAAGGTAATAACATGAGTATAACGGGAAGTATTGCTTATCATCAGTAGAATATGTACTTATAGCTCAGTCAGTACAATTTCAGAATGTCTTTTAGAGTAACTGTGCTATCCACGACTCTAATtcgatttttttaatataaatttttatgttaGCTATGGAGACCAAAGGCTACCACAGTCTCCCTGAAGGTCTAGAAATGGAAAGACGGTGGGGTCAACTTTCTCAGCCTGCAGAGCGTCCTGCCCTAGGACCCGTACCCACGGAGCAGCCAGATGAGAGTAACTACATGGAGATCGTCGACCTGCGCTGCGTCTCCGGTGCTATTCCAAACAGCAGTACTCAAGGAAGCAGCAAAGAAAAACACGAACTACTCCCTTGCCTCCAGCAAGACAACAGTCGGTCTGGGATTTTACCATCTGATATAAAAACCGAGCTGGAATCAAAGGAACTTTCGGCCACGGTGGCCGAGTCCATGGGCTTGTACATGGATTCTGTGAGAGAGGCCGACTACGCCTATGATCAGCAGAACCCACAGGGAAGCGGGAGTCCGGCAAAGATGTATCAAAACGTCGAACAGCTTGTGAAATTTTACAAAGAGAACGGCCACCGTCCTTCCACGCTGGGGGGTGCGAGCAGGCCCTTGAGGTCCTTCCTGCCCGACTCTGGGGGCTCTGTTAATGGCGGGGTCATGCGCAATGTGGTGAAGAGCCCCATCCTAGGGCACGAGAAGGGCCCGGCAGTTTGCAGCCCTCTGACCCTGTCATCCTCGGGTTGCAGCCCCGCCAGCATCAGCTGTGTGTCCTCCACTTCAGCCGGCTTCGGCAGTTTCCCAGTGCACAGCCCCATCGCCCAGGGCACCCCTCTGCCATGCTCCCCCAATGTGGAGACGCGGggctccaggtcacacagcccaGCGCATGCCAGCAACGTGGGCTCACCTCTCTCCAGTCCGTTGAGTAGCATGAAATCCCCGATTTCCAGCCCCCCGAGTCACTGCAGCGTGAAGTCTCCGGTCTCCAGTCCTAATAACGTCACTCTGCGATCCTGCGTATCCAGCCCTGCAAACATCAACAACTCAAGGTGCTCCGTTTCCAGCCCTTCCAACACAAACAACAGATCCACGCTGTCCAGCCCAGCCGCTAGTACTGTGGGGTCTATCTGTAGCCCTGGAAGCACCGCCTTCAGCTACACTGCTTCAGGCACCCCGTTGGGATCCAGTGCAGCCCGAGACGTGGTTCCCAGTCCAGACACCCAGGAGAAAGGTGCTCAAGAGGTCCCCTTTCCTAAGACTGAGGAGACAGAGAATGCCATCTCCCATGGTGTGGCTGGCCAGCTTAACATCATCCAGTACATAAAGCCGGAGCCCGACGGAGCTTTCAGCAGCTCGTGTCTAGGAGGAAACagcaaaataaattctgattcCCCCTTCTCAGTACCAATAAAACAAGAGTCAACCAAGCATTCATGTTCTGGCCCTTCTTTTAAAGGGAATCCAGCAATCAACCCCTTTCCATTCATGGATGGCTCATACTTTTCCTTTATGGATGATAAAGACTATTATTCTCTATCAGGAATTTTAGGACCACCTGTGCCGGGCTTCGATGGTAACTGTGAAGGCAGCGGGTTCCCCATGGGGATAAAACAAGAACCGGATGATGGGAGCTTCTACCCAGAAGCCAGCATCCCTCCATCTGCCATCGTTGGCGTGAATTCAGGTGGACAGTCCTTTCACTATAGGATTGGTGCTCAAGGTACAATATCTTTATCACGATCAGCTCGAGACCAATCTTTCCAACACCTGAGTTCCTTCCCTCCCGTCAATACCTTGGTGGAGTCGTGGAAATCACACAGTGACCTGTCATCGAGAAGAAGTGATGGATATCCGGTCCTAGAATACATTCCAGAAAACGTATCAAGGTAAGTCGGCCTTTTTCACCAGTTTTGAAAAACCATGGCTGTGTGAAATGCTGAAGGTTAGCATTATCTTTGCTGTGGATAAATTCAAACACATTTCAGTCTCCTGTTTCCTTTTCAGCATGGTCATTGTATGCTTACCCTTTAGCTTGTTGGTGTGTTAGAAATGTATTGTTGAGTCACTGAGTTGTAtccgattctctgcgaccccatggactgcagcactccaggcttccctgtctttcagtatAGAGAAACCAAAAATTTTGAGTCTCAAATGTTTCCATCGATTTGGAAGGAGCACGTGTAGGTGTTGTACATAGGTCTTCTTTCCCTTTTGCATTGCTGCTGGTAGGTAGGTATTTAAGataagtttgtttcctaatgCCTGCTATTATGTATGCTTTAGCAGACTAgtgctaggtttttttttttctttagctgtaTACTGGTTCACTAACATTGCTATAAATTGTTTGCTTTGTGGTCATAAGTCTTTTTTCCCTGGAGTTTTCTTTATTAATCACTTCATTGGttgtgaaaaatgaaatgaaacccCAAATCTGTTACCCACAAGCTCCCCacccttttcatctttttctagaTTGGTTAATCGTATGTAAGTTGTGGTCTTCAGCACAAATAAATCATTTCCTTAACTCTGGAGAGCTTTTTAAAGACTCAGCACATCTAAAATTACTAAGTGGCCCGTTTTGCTTTCCTACTCTTTGGAAGTGAAGTATGTCACTGCAGTTTCAGATTGgtatatttataacttttaagATCTGCAAGGAGACATACTTTACTTACTGTAAAATATCTTCTTGGCTTTCcttcttgtagatagcatattgtatatatttagaaaaaacaagggaGAGGTTTCAGATAGGACTGTAAAGGGTGGTTCTAAGTAATACAGTGAATACTTATGTTGGACTTTGCTTCAGTACTGTTTTTATTACCTGGATATGGTCAATGATCCCTTTATTGAACATATAAAGAATAGATTTCCTAGATATAGTTCACAGAGGCTTCTAGGAAGATGTGGCTATTTTCCTTAAAAACTTGTTTGGTGGTGAAAATGTCCATTCCCATCAACAAAACGTAAGATTGACGTGCATTCTGTGttctttctcctttggttttttactgaagcaaaagcaaaaacttttcatttgtgcttccttttcctcttcattgACTCATACCTCACTCCTCTTGCTTTTATGGAAGCAACACATTCCATAAAGGAGACTTACACGCTCTTACAGTTCTCAGTAGCATGACTAGTTAATCCTAGACTCACACTGTTGCTCTCTCCTAAATTCTAAACTCTCACAAATGCTGAAATGGCATAGCTTTCGTCAGAACCAAGCTCAGCAGGTGCTTTGCTTTCCTTTCTGAGAAGGATGGTTTGCATTAAGTGATGTTTGTAGTGGGTTAGTTGGAGGGAGTTTGGCCTGGTAGTTAAGAGCGTGGCTACCCTGGTTGAAatccccagctctgccccttaactgctttgtgaccctatgcacatCTCTTCACCTCTCTGGccttcagtcttctcatctgtaaaaagggaaTTCAGTAGTCAAGACAATGAGTTAAATTATGAGAAGCCCTTTGACTATCATCTGGAATACAACATGCATCATAGAGTATTATATACATTTCAGCAATTACTCTTAGCATTTAATGGGATTGTTCATAACCtttagtttctatttcttttagtgTTCTCTTTTGTACATTAAATGAAATTCcatacagtcttttaaaaaaatgtacaaagtgTAAGGAAATAGTTGTTGATAAATTCCTGTGATTAATTTCTACCTTTTTATAGCTAGGCACTCGACGTCTCTATTTATGCTCTTTTAGTTTTGAAGACCATTGCTTTGGGTAATGATTTTTCTGGTAGAAACACTAGCCAGATGCTAGCTAAAATCATTAACTCTCTTCCGGTTGTTCTGTATCCTATTTATACTGTTTTGTTATTTCCGGACTCAACTCATGATGCCCCTCTTGGTGGTCTTGGGACCCCTATAGCCTTACACATTCCTATGAATCGGTGACTTTGAGCCTCCTCTGCCTTTGTGGGAAACTGGGGTATTGTAAAGTTTTAGATTACTGATTTAATTAGATTACTAATTCCTTACAGCTTTTCCTGGTGAATATTACCCAAGTCTATTTGTTTTGATCATTCTCAG is part of the Bubalus kerabau isolate K-KA32 ecotype Philippines breed swamp buffalo chromosome 16, PCC_UOA_SB_1v2, whole genome shotgun sequence genome and encodes:
- the NR3C2 gene encoding mineralocorticoid receptor isoform X3 — translated: METKGYHSLPEGLEMERRWGQLSQPAERPALGPVPTEQPDESNYMEIVDLRCVSGAIPNSSTQGSSKEKHELLPCLQQDNSRSGILPSDIKTELESKELSATVAESMGLYMDSVREADYAYDQQNPQGSGSPAKMYQNVEQLVKFYKENGHRPSTLGGASRPLRSFLPDSGGSVNGGVMRNVVKSPILGHEKGPAVCSPLTLSSSGCSPASISCVSSTSAGFGSFPVHSPIAQGTPLPCSPNVETRGSRSHSPAHASNVGSPLSSPLSSMKSPISSPPSHCSVKSPVSSPNNVTLRSCVSSPANINNSRCSVSSPSNTNNRSTLSSPAASTVGSICSPGSTAFSYTASGTPLGSSAARDVVPSPDTQEKGAQEVPFPKTEETENAISHGVAGQLNIIQYIKPEPDGAFSSSCLGGNSKINSDSPFSVPIKQESTKHSCSGPSFKGNPAINPFPFMDGSYFSFMDDKDYYSLSGILGPPVPGFDGNCEGSGFPMGIKQEPDDGSFYPEASIPPSAIVGVNSGGQSFHYRIGAQGTISLSRSARDQSFQHLSSFPPVNTLVESWKSHSDLSSRRSDGYPVLEYIPENVSSSTLRSVSTGSSRPSKICLVCGDEASGCHYGVVTCGSCKVFFKRAVEGQHNYLCAGRNDCIIDKIRRKNCPACRLQKCLQAGMNLGARKSKKLGKLKGLHEEQAQQPPPPPPPPQSPEEGTTYIAPAQEPSVNSALVPQLSTISRALTPSPSMILETIEPEIVYAGYDGSKPDTAENLLSTLNRLAGKQMIQVVKWAKVLPGFKNLPLEDQITLIQYSWMCLSSFALSWRSYKHTNSQYLYFAPDLVFNEEKMHQSAMYELCQGMHQISLQFVRLQLTFEEYTVMKVLLLLSTIPKDGLKSQAAFEEMRTNYIKELRKMVTKCPSNSGQSWQRFYQLTKLLDSMHDPCTYRPSRLLTVACPPPPTLCAWGRRQDGAS
- the NR3C2 gene encoding mineralocorticoid receptor isoform X1, with the protein product METKGYHSLPEGLEMERRWGQLSQPAERPALGPVPTEQPDESNYMEIVDLRCVSGAIPNSSTQGSSKEKHELLPCLQQDNSRSGILPSDIKTELESKELSATVAESMGLYMDSVREADYAYDQQNPQGSGSPAKMYQNVEQLVKFYKENGHRPSTLGGASRPLRSFLPDSGGSVNGGVMRNVVKSPILGHEKGPAVCSPLTLSSSGCSPASISCVSSTSAGFGSFPVHSPIAQGTPLPCSPNVETRGSRSHSPAHASNVGSPLSSPLSSMKSPISSPPSHCSVKSPVSSPNNVTLRSCVSSPANINNSRCSVSSPSNTNNRSTLSSPAASTVGSICSPGSTAFSYTASGTPLGSSAARDVVPSPDTQEKGAQEVPFPKTEETENAISHGVAGQLNIIQYIKPEPDGAFSSSCLGGNSKINSDSPFSVPIKQESTKHSCSGPSFKGNPAINPFPFMDGSYFSFMDDKDYYSLSGILGPPVPGFDGNCEGSGFPMGIKQEPDDGSFYPEASIPPSAIVGVNSGGQSFHYRIGAQGTISLSRSARDQSFQHLSSFPPVNTLVESWKSHSDLSSRRSDGYPVLEYIPENVSSSTLRSVSTGSSRPSKICLVCGDEASGCHYGVVTCGSCKVFFKRAVEGQHNYLCAGRNDCIIDKIRRKNCPACRLQKCLQAGMNLGARKSKKLGKLKGLHEEQAQQPPPPPPPPQSPEEGTTYIAPAQEPSVNSALVPQLSTISRALTPSPSMILETIEPEIVYAGYDGSKPDTAENLLSTLNRLAGKQMIQVVKWAKVLPGFKNLPLEDQITLIQYSWMCLSSFALSWRSYKHTNSQYLYFAPDLVFNEEKMHQSAMYELCQGMHQISLQFVRLQLTFEEYTVMKVLLLLSTIPKDGLKSQAAFEEMRTNYIKELRKMVTKCPSNSGQSWQRFYQLTKLLDSMHDKVVLLEKLVVSPLPTDPGLFLSTLPVYWSFLLPHHIWDCARDASRRVRGSCEFSTWGFGGYLWTL
- the NR3C2 gene encoding mineralocorticoid receptor isoform X4; translated protein: METKGYHSLPEGLEMERRWGQLSQPAERPALGPVPTEQPDESNYMEIVDLRCVSGAIPNSSTQGSSKEKHELLPCLQQDNSRSGILPSDIKTELESKELSATVAESMGLYMDSVREADYAYDQQNPQGSGSPAKMYQNVEQLVKFYKENGHRPSTLGGASRPLRSFLPDSGGSVNGGVMRNVVKSPILGHEKGPAVCSPLTLSSSGCSPASISCVSSTSAGFGSFPVHSPIAQGTPLPCSPNVETRGSRSHSPAHASNVGSPLSSPLSSMKSPISSPPSHCSVKSPVSSPNNVTLRSCVSSPANINNSRCSVSSPSNTNNRSTLSSPAASTVGSICSPGSTAFSYTASGTPLGSSAARDVVPSPDTQEKGAQEVPFPKTEETENAISHGVAGQLNIIQYIKPEPDGAFSSSCLGGNSKINSDSPFSVPIKQESTKHSCSGPSFKGNPAINPFPFMDGSYFSFMDDKDYYSLSGILGPPVPGFDGNCEGSGFPMGIKQEPDDGSFYPEASIPPSAIVGVNSGGQSFHYRIGAQGTISLSRSARDQSFQHLSSFPPVNTLVESWKSHSDLSSRRSDGYPVLEYIPENVSSSTLRSVSTGSSRPSKICLVCGDEASGCHYGVVTCGSCKVFFKRAVEGQHNYLCAGRNDCIIDKIRRKNCPACRLQKCLQAGMNLGARKSKKLGKLKGLHEEQAQQPPPPPPPPQSPEEGTTYIAPAQEPSVNSALVPQLSTISRALTPSPSMILETIEPEIVYAGYDGSKPDTAENLLSTLNRLAGKQMIQVVKWAKVLPGFKNLPLEDQITLIQYSWMCLSSFALSWRSYKHTNSQYLYFAPDLVFNEEKMHQSAMYELCQGMHQISLQFVRLQLTFEEYTVMKVLLLLSTIPKDGLKSQAAFEEMRTNYIKELRKMVTKCPSNSGQSWQRFYQLTKLLDSMHDVVDCGLPTTTNSLCLGQKTGRCLVRDVHHT
- the NR3C2 gene encoding mineralocorticoid receptor isoform X5, translating into METKGYHSLPEGLEMERRWGQLSQPAERPALGPVPTEQPDESNYMEIVDLRCVSGAIPNSSTQGSSKEKHELLPCLQQDNSRSGILPSDIKTELESKELSATVAESMGLYMDSVREADYAYDQQNPQGSGSPAKMYQNVEQLVKFYKENGHRPSTLGGASRPLRSFLPDSGGSVNGGVMRNVVKSPILGHEKGPAVCSPLTLSSSGCSPASISCVSSTSAGFGSFPVHSPIAQGTPLPCSPNVETRGSRSHSPAHASNVGSPLSSPLSSMKSPISSPPSHCSVKSPVSSPNNVTLRSCVSSPANINNSRCSVSSPSNTNNRSTLSSPAASTVGSICSPGSTAFSYTASGTPLGSSAARDVVPSPDTQEKGAQEVPFPKTEETENAISHGVAGQLNIIQYIKPEPDGAFSSSCLGGNSKINSDSPFSVPIKQESTKHSCSGPSFKGNPAINPFPFMDGSYFSFMDDKDYYSLSGILGPPVPGFDGNCEGSGFPMGIKQEPDDGSFYPEASIPPSAIVGVNSGGQSFHYRIGAQGTISLSRSARDQSFQHLSSFPPVNTLVESWKSHSDLSSRRSDGYPVLEYIPENVSSSTLRSVSTGSSRPSKICLVCGDEASGCHYGVVTCGSCKVFFKRAVEGQHNYLCAGRNDCIIDKIRRKNCPACRLQKCLQAGMNLGARKSKKLGKLKGLHEEQAQQPPPPPPPPQSPEEGTTYIAPAQEPSVNSALVPQLSTISRALTPSPSMILETIEPEIVYAGYDGSKPDTAENLLSTLNRLAGKQMIQVVKWAKVLPGFKNLPLEDQITLIQYSWMCLSSFALSWRSYKHTNSQYLYFAPDLVFNEEKMHQSAMYELCQGMHQISLQFVRLQLTFEEYTVMKVLLLLSTIPKDGLKSQAAFEEMRTNYIKELRKMVTKCPSNSGQSWQRFYQLTKLLDSMHDVHGLAASASSSLIAYRGQQCWRPFAT
- the NR3C2 gene encoding mineralocorticoid receptor isoform X10 — protein: METKGYHSLPEGLEMERRWGQLSQPAERPALGPVPTEQPDESNYMEIVDLRCVSGAIPNSSTQGSSKEKHELLPCLQQDNSRSGILPSDIKTELESKELSATVAESMGLYMDSVREADYAYDQQNPQGSGSPAKMYQNVEQLVKFYKENGHRPSTLGGASRPLRSFLPDSGGSVNGGVMRNVVKSPILGHEKGPAVCSPLTLSSSGCSPASISCVSSTSAGFGSFPVHSPIAQGTPLPCSPNVETRGSRSHSPAHASNVGSPLSSPLSSMKSPISSPPSHCSVKSPVSSPNNVTLRSCVSSPANINNSRCSVSSPSNTNNRSTLSSPAASTVGSICSPGSTAFSYTASGTPLGSSAARDVVPSPDTQEKGAQEVPFPKTEETENAISHGVAGQLNIIQYIKPEPDGAFSSSCLGGNSKINSDSPFSVPIKQESTKHSCSGPSFKGNPAINPFPFMDGSYFSFMDDKDYYSLSGILGPPVPGFDGNCEGSGFPMGIKQEPDDGSFYPEASIPPSAIVGVNSGGQSFHYRIGAQGTISLSRSARDQSFQHLSSFPPVNTLVESWKSHSDLSSRRSDGYPVLEYIPENVSSSTLRSVSTGSSRPSKICLVCGDEASGCHYGVVTCGSCKVFFKRAVEGQHNYLCAGRNDCIIDKIRRKNCPACRLQKCLQAGMNLGARKSKKLGKLKGLHEEQAQQPPPPPPPPQSPEEGTTYIAPAQEPSVNSALVPQLSTISRALTPSPSMILETIEPEIVYAGYDGSKPDTAENLLSTLNRLAGKQMIQVVKWAKVLPGFKNLPLEDQITLIQYSWMCLSSFALSWRSYKHTNSQYLYFAPDLVFNEVMRGTVAIKSYFQIFQRRKRRKEGS
- the NR3C2 gene encoding mineralocorticoid receptor isoform X9; amino-acid sequence: METKGYHSLPEGLEMERRWGQLSQPAERPALGPVPTEQPDESNYMEIVDLRCVSGAIPNSSTQGSSKEKHELLPCLQQDNSRSGILPSDIKTELESKELSATVAESMGLYMDSVREADYAYDQQNPQGSGSPAKMYQNVEQLVKFYKENGHRPSTLGGASRPLRSFLPDSGGSVNGGVMRNVVKSPILGHEKGPAVCSPLTLSSSGCSPASISCVSSTSAGFGSFPVHSPIAQGTPLPCSPNVETRGSRSHSPAHASNVGSPLSSPLSSMKSPISSPPSHCSVKSPVSSPNNVTLRSCVSSPANINNSRCSVSSPSNTNNRSTLSSPAASTVGSICSPGSTAFSYTASGTPLGSSAARDVVPSPDTQEKGAQEVPFPKTEETENAISHGVAGQLNIIQYIKPEPDGAFSSSCLGGNSKINSDSPFSVPIKQESTKHSCSGPSFKGNPAINPFPFMDGSYFSFMDDKDYYSLSGILGPPVPGFDGNCEGSGFPMGIKQEPDDGSFYPEASIPPSAIVGVNSGGQSFHYRIGAQGTISLSRSARDQSFQHLSSFPPVNTLVESWKSHSDLSSRRSDGYPVLEYIPENVSSSTLRSVSTGSSRPSKICLVCGDEASGCHYGVVTCGSCKVFFKRAVEGQHNYLCAGRNDCIIDKIRRKNCPACRLQKCLQAGMNLGARKSKKLGKLKGLHEEQAQQPPPPPPPPQSPEEGTTYIAPAQEPSVNSALVPQLSTISRALTPSPSMILETIEPEIVYAGYDGSKPDTAENLLSTLNRLAGKQMIQVVKWAKVLPGFKNLPLEDQITLIQYSWMCLSSFALSWRSYKHTNSQYLYFAPDLVFNEEKMHQSAMYELCQGMHQISLQFVRLQLTFEEYTVMKVLLLLSTIPKDGLKSQAAFEEMRTNYIKELRKMVTKCPSNSGQSWQRFYQLTKLLDSMHDNWE
- the NR3C2 gene encoding mineralocorticoid receptor isoform X7; the protein is METKGYHSLPEGLEMERRWGQLSQPAERPALGPVPTEQPDESNYMEIVDLRCVSGAIPNSSTQGSSKEKHELLPCLQQDNSRSGILPSDIKTELESKELSATVAESMGLYMDSVREADYAYDQQNPQGSGSPAKMYQNVEQLVKFYKENGHRPSTLGGASRPLRSFLPDSGGSVNGGVMRNVVKSPILGHEKGPAVCSPLTLSSSGCSPASISCVSSTSAGFGSFPVHSPIAQGTPLPCSPNVETRGSRSHSPAHASNVGSPLSSPLSSMKSPISSPPSHCSVKSPVSSPNNVTLRSCVSSPANINNSRCSVSSPSNTNNRSTLSSPAASTVGSICSPGSTAFSYTASGTPLGSSAARDVVPSPDTQEKGAQEVPFPKTEETENAISHGVAGQLNIIQYIKPEPDGAFSSSCLGGNSKINSDSPFSVPIKQESTKHSCSGPSFKGNPAINPFPFMDGSYFSFMDDKDYYSLSGILGPPVPGFDGNCEGSGFPMGIKQEPDDGSFYPEASIPPSAIVGVNSGGQSFHYRIGAQGTISLSRSARDQSFQHLSSFPPVNTLVESWKSHSDLSSRRSDGYPVLEYIPENVSSSTLRSVSTGSSRPSKICLVCGDEASGCHYGVVTCGSCKVFFKRAVEGQHNYLCAGRNDCIIDKIRRKNCPACRLQKCLQAGMNLGARKSKKLGKLKGLHEEQAQQPPPPPPPPQSPEEGTTYIAPAQEPSVNSALVPQLSTISRALTPSPSMILETIEPEIVYAGYDGSKPDTAENLLSTLNRLAGKQMIQVVKWAKVLPGFKNLPLEDQITLIQYSWMCLSSFALSWRSYKHTNSQYLYFAPDLVFNEEKMHQSAMYELCQGMHQISLQFVRLQLTFEEYTVMKVLLLLSTIPKDGLKSQAAFEEMRTNYIKELRKMVTKCPSNSGQSWQRFYQLTKLLDSMHDGFKSFWSYI
- the NR3C2 gene encoding mineralocorticoid receptor isoform X6, producing METKGYHSLPEGLEMERRWGQLSQPAERPALGPVPTEQPDESNYMEIVDLRCVSGAIPNSSTQGSSKEKHELLPCLQQDNSRSGILPSDIKTELESKELSATVAESMGLYMDSVREADYAYDQQNPQGSGSPAKMYQNVEQLVKFYKENGHRPSTLGGASRPLRSFLPDSGGSVNGGVMRNVVKSPILGHEKGPAVCSPLTLSSSGCSPASISCVSSTSAGFGSFPVHSPIAQGTPLPCSPNVETRGSRSHSPAHASNVGSPLSSPLSSMKSPISSPPSHCSVKSPVSSPNNVTLRSCVSSPANINNSRCSVSSPSNTNNRSTLSSPAASTVGSICSPGSTAFSYTASGTPLGSSAARDVVPSPDTQEKGAQEVPFPKTEETENAISHGVAGQLNIIQYIKPEPDGAFSSSCLGGNSKINSDSPFSVPIKQESTKHSCSGPSFKGNPAINPFPFMDGSYFSFMDDKDYYSLSGILGPPVPGFDGNCEGSGFPMGIKQEPDDGSFYPEASIPPSAIVGVNSGGQSFHYRIGAQGTISLSRSARDQSFQHLSSFPPVNTLVESWKSHSDLSSRRSDGYPVLEYIPENVSSSTLRSVSTGSSRPSKICLVCGDEASGCHYGVVTCGSCKVFFKRAVEGQHNYLCAGRNDCIIDKIRRKNCPACRLQKCLQAGMNLGARKSKKLGKLKGLHEEQAQQPPPPPPPPQSPEEGTTYIAPAQEPSVNSALVPQLSTISRALTPSPSMILETIEPEIVYAGYDGSKPDTAENLLSTLNRLAGKQMIQVVKWAKVLPGFKNLPLEDQITLIQYSWMCLSSFALSWRSYKHTNSQYLYFAPDLVFNEEKMHQSAMYELCQGMHQISLQFVRLQLTFEEYTVMKVLLLLSTIPKDGLKSQAAFEEMRTNYIKELRKMVTKCPSNSGQSWQRFYQLTKLLDSMHDVIFSSGCRSKCY
- the NR3C2 gene encoding mineralocorticoid receptor isoform X8, giving the protein METKGYHSLPEGLEMERRWGQLSQPAERPALGPVPTEQPDESNYMEIVDLRCVSGAIPNSSTQGSSKEKHELLPCLQQDNSRSGILPSDIKTELESKELSATVAESMGLYMDSVREADYAYDQQNPQGSGSPAKMYQNVEQLVKFYKENGHRPSTLGGASRPLRSFLPDSGGSVNGGVMRNVVKSPILGHEKGPAVCSPLTLSSSGCSPASISCVSSTSAGFGSFPVHSPIAQGTPLPCSPNVETRGSRSHSPAHASNVGSPLSSPLSSMKSPISSPPSHCSVKSPVSSPNNVTLRSCVSSPANINNSRCSVSSPSNTNNRSTLSSPAASTVGSICSPGSTAFSYTASGTPLGSSAARDVVPSPDTQEKGAQEVPFPKTEETENAISHGVAGQLNIIQYIKPEPDGAFSSSCLGGNSKINSDSPFSVPIKQESTKHSCSGPSFKGNPAINPFPFMDGSYFSFMDDKDYYSLSGILGPPVPGFDGNCEGSGFPMGIKQEPDDGSFYPEASIPPSAIVGVNSGGQSFHYRIGAQGTISLSRSARDQSFQHLSSFPPVNTLVESWKSHSDLSSRRSDGYPVLEYIPENVSSSTLRSVSTGSSRPSKICLVCGDEASGCHYGVVTCGSCKVFFKRAVEGQHNYLCAGRNDCIIDKIRRKNCPACRLQKCLQAGMNLGARKSKKLGKLKGLHEEQAQQPPPPPPPPQSPEEGTTYIAPAQEPSVNSALVPQLSTISRALTPSPSMILETIEPEIVYAGYDGSKPDTAENLLSTLNRLAGKQMIQVVKWAKVLPGFKNLPLEDQITLIQYSWMCLSSFALSWRSYKHTNSQYLYFAPDLVFNEEKMHQSAMYELCQGMHQISLQFVRLQLTFEEYTVMKVLLLLSTIPKDGLKSQAAFEEMRTNYIKELRKMVTKCPSNSGQSWQRFYQLTKLLDSMHDHQDLFQ
- the NR3C2 gene encoding mineralocorticoid receptor isoform X2, which codes for METKGYHSLPEGLEMERRWGQLSQPAERPALGPVPTEQPDESNYMEIVDLRCVSGAIPNSSTQGSSKEKHELLPCLQQDNSRSGILPSDIKTELESKELSATVAESMGLYMDSVREADYAYDQQNPQGSGSPAKMYQNVEQLVKFYKENGHRPSTLGGASRPLRSFLPDSGGSVNGGVMRNVVKSPILGHEKGPAVCSPLTLSSSGCSPASISCVSSTSAGFGSFPVHSPIAQGTPLPCSPNVETRGSRSHSPAHASNVGSPLSSPLSSMKSPISSPPSHCSVKSPVSSPNNVTLRSCVSSPANINNSRCSVSSPSNTNNRSTLSSPAASTVGSICSPGSTAFSYTASGTPLGSSAARDVVPSPDTQEKGAQEVPFPKTEETENAISHGVAGQLNIIQYIKPEPDGAFSSSCLGGNSKINSDSPFSVPIKQESTKHSCSGPSFKGNPAINPFPFMDGSYFSFMDDKDYYSLSGILGPPVPGFDGNCEGSGFPMGIKQEPDDGSFYPEASIPPSAIVGVNSGGQSFHYRIGAQGTISLSRSARDQSFQHLSSFPPVNTLVESWKSHSDLSSRRSDGYPVLEYIPENVSSSTLRSVSTGSSRPSKICLVCGDEASGCHYGVVTCGSCKVFFKRAVEGQHNYLCAGRNDCIIDKIRRKNCPACRLQKCLQAGMNLGARKSKKLGKLKGLHEEQAQQPPPPPPPPQSPEEGTTYIAPAQEPSVNSALVPQLSTISRALTPSPSMILETIEPEIVYAGYDGSKPDTAENLLSTLNRLAGKQMIQVVKWAKVLPGFKNLPLEDQITLIQYSWMCLSSFALSWRSYKHTNSQYLYFAPDLVFNEEKMHQSAMYELCQGMHQISLQFVRLQLTFEEYTVMKVLLLLSTIPKDGLKSQAAFEEMRTNYIKELRKMVTKCPSNSGQSWQRFYQLTKLLDSMHDLVSDLLEFCFYTFRESQALKVEFPAMLVEIISDQLPKVESGNAKTLYFHRK